The genomic window ATGGGCTGAGCTGTCCTCTCAAACGAACTGCGCCCCTCGCCGCCCGGCTAGTTATTTCGCAGGGGGCCAGGGGCGCAGAACGGAAGCAAACGTTAGGTGAGTTACTTCTCGACGATCGCGAGAACGTCGCGGGCCGAAAGGACGAGGTACTCCTCGCCGTTGTACTTCACCTCGGTGCCGCCGTACTTGCTGTACAGGACGACATCGCCGGTCTTGACGTCGAGCGGAAGGCGCTCGCCGTTCTCGAAGCGGCCCGGGCCCACGGCCAGGACGACGCCCTCCTGGGGCTTCTCCTTGGCGGTGTCCGGAATGACCAGGCCGGAAGCCGTGGTCTGCTCGGCGTCGAGCGGCTGGACCACAATGCGGTCCTCGAGCGGCTTGATCGCAACCTTGGAGCTGGTGGTCGACACGATCCGGTCTCCCCCTTCGGAGATCTCACGGGGTTTAACAGTCTGTGGGTGGCGACCGGGCCGATCCGTCGTCGCGGGTGCCGGACCTGTCCTGTCGCGCGGTTGTGCTGGCACTCTCCATCGGTGAGTGCCAGCACAGAGACTATGGCCGCGATTAGCACTCGGTCAAGCGGAGTGCCAATTCACCACCCTCGCGTGGCGTCGCGGGACCGCTCACGCCCCGAGAACGCGGGAGACCGCCGCGGTGTTCCGGCGACGCGCCACCGGCCCGGCCCCCCTCCGCTCACCGGCCCGGCCCCGCCCCGTCAGACGTAGTCCTCCAGCCTGGCCACGGCGTAGCCCTTGTCCGTGATCGTCTTCATGACGCGGCGGATCATGTCGGCCATGGAGCCTTCCCAGTCCTCGCGCCCGCGGAAGTGGGTGAGGACGATGTCGCCGGGGTGCAGGTCCTGGTCCCACTCGCGCCACTCCATGTGGTCGGGGAACGCTTCGGCCGCCCACAGCGGGACGGCCTTGATGCCGCAGGACTTCGCGACGCGCAGGGTGTCGCCGTTGTAGTTGCCGTACGGCGGCCGGAAGAGGGTGGGCCTCTTCCCGAAGTACCTCTCGATCTTGTCCTGCTCGCCACAGATCTCCCGACGCTGCTCGGACTTCGAGAGACCGGGGAGATAGCGGTGGTTCAGCGTGTGGTTGTTGAGGGTGACGCCCCTGGCCTGCATGTCCTTGAAGTAGCCGTAGTCGTCGCTGACCACGTAGTCGCTGAGGAAGGCGCTGTAGGGGATCTTCAGCTCCGTCATCATGCGCAGGAGTTCGGGGTCCTTCTCCGCCCCGTCGTCCATCGTCAGGAAGACGATCCGCTCCTTGGTGGGCACGGTGGTGAAGACCGGGGGGAGCGACTCGCCCCCTTCCACCTCGAACCCCTCGCGGGTGGTGATGCGCGGCTTGCGGGCCGGCGGCGCCGGGGCGACGAGCGGAGCCTTGGTCAGACCCCACTTCTTCGCGACCGCGACCCTTGCGGCCTGCTGACGCTTCAGGCGCTCGGCACGCGCGGCGGCCGCGGCGGCGGGCCCCGGCCGGGCGGCGGCTCCCGGCTGTCCGGCGGCCGGCTTCCCGTGGTCCACGGCCTTCTCGCCCGTACTCGCACACCCGGAGGCGACGGTGGCGGCCAGCAGAGCGGCCAGGACGGCGCAAGCCGGTCTGTACCGCTTCGCGGCAGATTCTTCTTTTTGTCGTACTAGCTGCATGGCGCCGCATCCTGCCAGCAGGGCCCCTGCCGCCTCCGGCGACACCTCCACCGGATCCGCCGGGTCCCCCGGCTGGCTCACAATGGACGGCGTGAACGCCCTTCCCTCCGCCGACCAGGCCGATCCGCTCGCCTCCTTCGCCGCCCTGCGCACCCCGCAGGGGTCGGCGCTCCTGGAGGAGCTCCGCGACCACGACCCCGCCCGGGAACTGGCGACCGCGACCCGGCTGCGCCGCTCCCACCCCGCCGGCCTGGTGTCGGCGGCACTCGGCCAGGCGCGGCTGCGGCAGCGCGCGGTGGCGAAGTTCGGGGCCGAGGACGCGTTCCGGATGTTCTTCACCCCGCACGGCGTGGAGCAGGCGACCCGCACCTCCGTCGCCTCCTACCGCGCGGAACGGTTCGCGGAGCGAGGCGTGCGGAATGTGGCCGACCTGTGCTGCGGGATCGGTGGTGACGCGATCGCCATGGCCCGCGCGGGCATCACGGTGCTGGCCGTGGACCGCGACCCGCTGACCGCGCTGGTGGCCCGCGCCAACGCCGAGGCCCTCGGCCTCCAGGACCTCGTCGAGGTGCGGTGCGCCGACGTCACGGAGATCGACACCTCCCCGTACGACGCGGTGTTCGTCGACCCGGCGCGACGCGGCGGCCGCGGCCGGATCTTCGACCCGGAGGCCTACTCGCCGCCCCTCTCCTGGGCGACGGAAGCCGCGCTGAAGGCCCCGCGCGCGGCGCTGAAGATCGCCCCCGGGGTCCCGCACGAGGCGATCGGGCCGCAGGCCGAGGCCGAGTGGATCTCGGACGGCGGAGACGTGAAGGAGGCCGTGCTCTGGTTCGGCGACGGCTTCACCCCCGGCGCCTTCCGGGCCACGCTGCTGCCGTCACGCGTGACGCTCACCTCCGACGGCCCGCTCCCCGCCCCGCCGGTCGGTCCCGTCGGCCGGTACCTGTACGAGCCCGACGGCGCCGTCATCCGCGCGCACCTGGTGGCCGACATCGTCGAGCGGTGCGGCGGCCGACTGATCGACGAGACGATCGCGTACGTCACGAGCGACGTACCGTACGTGTCCGACGCCACGGCCGCGTACGAGATCACCGACCAGCTGCCCTTCAACATGAAGAAGCTCAAGGCGCTGCTGAGAGAGCGTCAAGTAGGCGTGCTGACCGTCAAGAAGCGCGGCTCCGCGGTCGAACCGGAGGAGTTGCGCCGGAAGATGAAGCTCCAGGGGCCGCACTCGGCCACCGTCTTCCTGACCCGGGTGGCCGGGGCTCCGACCATGCTGATCGGGCAGCCGGTGAAGCGCCCCTGACCATCCACCCGCGGTCAGCGAGCACGGTCGCGCTCCGGCACTCCCGTCCGCCGACGGTCAGGTCAGTGGATACGACGTGCGGCCGGACGCGTCGTCGATCTCGTCGTGCGCCTTGGTGAGCAGTTTCATCGCGAGTTCGTTGAGCGCGCGGGCACCGGCGATCTCCTCGCCCACCCGCGGCTGCTCCGCGTCGGAGGGGTGACGGCTGGCGTACCCGTGGGCCCGTACCTCGGTCCCGTCGCTGAGCCGTACGAGGGCCGCCGCGCGGGTGCGGTGGGTGTCCTCCTCGAATTCCAGCTCGATATGCCATCCGACGGTGGTCTCCATCATGACGGTCACCTCCCGGATTCCCTGTCTCCAGGGTGCGCCCCTTCCCCCGTCCGCGCACGGCGTGGCCGAGGGCTCAGGCGTCCCGGAGTGCCTGGATGTCCAGCTTCCGCATCCCCATCATGGCCTTCATAGCCCTTTGCGCCCGGGCCCGGTCGGGGCCGCTGAGCAGTTCCGGCAGCTCGCGCGGCACGATCTGCCAGGACAGCCCGTACTTGTCCTTCAGCCATCCGCACCGGCTCTCCTCACCGGCTTCGGTGAACTTCGCCCACAGCCGGTCGACCTCCTCCTGGTCCGCGCAGTCCACGCTCAGGGAGACGGCCTCGTCGAAGGTGAACTGCGGGCCGCCGTTGAGGCCCAGGTACTCCTGGCCGGCGAGCACGAAGTCGACGGTCAGCACCGATCCGGCCGACTCCGTCCCCTCGGGCCAGCGGGTGACGTTCTCGATGCGGGAATCACCGCCGAATACCGAGACGTAGAAGGCGGCCGCTTCCTCCGCCTGGTCGTCGAACCACAGACAGGGCCTGATCTTCTGCATGGTCTGTCTCCTCCACTCGCCGCGCCGCTTCTCGGGACGTCGTGCAAGGTAGACCGCCGCGGGGCACGGAACTCATCGGGACACGCGCTCGGCACGTGCGAGCAGCAGTTCCCGCTCCCGCGCGTCACGCGACAGTTCGGACGCCCGTACGAACGCGACTCGTGCCTCCTCCGCCCGCCCCAGCCGGGGTGAGACCCGCGGTGTCCAGCAGGACACCGGCCTTGGTCATCTCCTCGATCAGCGCCCCCGAGCGGGGCCGTTCCCCGCCTCTCGCCCATGCGTCGAACGGGGATGGCCGGGATCGACACGTCCGGGAGGAATTCTTCAGGAGTCTTTTCCGGGCGGCATCCGGTCCCCCGCCGCCGGCTCAGCCGTTCGCCGGGCCGAGGGACTCGAAGCGCCACCGGTGGACCGGGCGGGTGATCAGCCCGGCGTCCGGCTCCGGGAGCTCCGGGAGCTCGTCGTCGTATCCGGCGTCCCACCAGGTCAGTACGAGCACCCGGTCCTGCGGGGCGCGCAGCAGTTCGCTGCGCAGCGGCTTCCGGGACAGCTCGGTTGCCCTCGCCCCGGCCCACTCCAGCAGCTCCGCGCCCCGGCCCTCCGTCGCGCGGGCCTCCCACATCAGGGCGACGGTCATGAGTAGAGGTTGTCCTTGCTGATCTCGTGGACGTGGTCGTGGTCGTGGCTGTGCGCCCCCGGCACGTGGGTCTCGGTGACCGGCAGCGAGGAGTCCGCGGACAGCTCCCAGTCCGAGGCCGGGCGGTTGCGGGCGACCATCTCCGCGCCGAGCGCGGCGACCATGGCGCCGTTGTCGGTGCACAGGCCGGGCCTGGGGACCCGCAGCCGGATCCCCGCCTTCTCGCACCGTTCCTCGGCGAGCGCCCGGAGCCGCGAGTTGGCCGCGACGCCGCCGCCGATCATCAGGTGGTCGACTCCCTCGTCCTTGCAGGCGCGGACGGCCTTGCGGGTGAGGACGTCGACGACGGCCTCCTGGAAGGAAGCGGCGACGTCACGTACGGGCACGTCCTCGCCCGCCGCGCGCTTCGCCTCGATCCAGCGCGCCACCGACGTCTTGAGCCCGGAGAAGGAGAAGTCGTACGCGGGATCGCGGGAGCCGCTCAGTCCGCGCGGGAAGGCGATCGCCCTGGGGTCGCCCTCCCGGGCCAGCCGGTCGATGACCGGGCCGCCGGGGAAGCCGAGGTCGAGCACCCGGGCGATCTTGTCGAAGGCCTCGCCGGCCGCGTCGTCGATGGTCGCGCCGAGCGGCCGTACGTCGTTGGTGATGTCCGGGGCCAGCAGCAGCGACGAGTGCCCCCCGCTGACCAGCAGGGCCATCGTGGGCTCGGGCAGCGGGCCGTGCTCCAGCTGGTCGACGCAGATGTGCGAGGCGAGGTGGTTCACCCCGTACAGCGGCTTGTTCAGGGCGTACGCGTATGCCTTGGCGGCCGACACGCCGACGAGCAGGGCACCGGCGAGCCCGGGCCCGGCCGTGACCGCGATGCCGTCGAGGTCGCGGGCGCTGATCCCGGCGTCCCGCAGGGCGCGCTCGATGGTGGGGACCATCGACTCCAGGTGGGCGCGGGACGCGATCTCCGGGACGACGCCGCCGAAGCGCGCGTGGGTGTCGACGCTGGACGCGACGGCGTCGGCGAGGAGTGTGGTCCCGCGCACGATGCCCACGCCGGTCTCGTCGCAGGAGGTCTCGATGCCGAGTACGAGCGGTTCGTCAGCCATCAGTCTGTCTCAGTTCCTTGTACGGTCAGGCGCATGACGAGTGCGTCGATGTTGCCCGGCTGGTAGTAGCCGCGGCGGAAGCCGATGGGTTCGAAGCCGAAGCGTTCGTAGAGCTTCTGCGCGCGGGTGTTGTCGACGCGGACCTCCAGGAGCACCGCCGTGCATTCGAAGGCGGTGGCGTGCCGGAGAAGGTCGGTCAGGAGTTCGGACCCGAGGCCGCCGCCCCACTGGGTGCGGCTCACGGCGATGGTCTGGACGTCGGCGAGGTCACCGGCCGACGCGAGGCCGGCGTAGCCGACGATCCGGCCGTCGGGGTCCTCGGCGACGACGTAGCGGTGGGTGGCGCGGGGCCCGCGGGCCCGGGCGAGCTCCGACCAGAACATGCCGGCCGACCAGGCGTCGTCGGGGAACAGCTCGTGCTCCAGCTCCAGGACGGGAGCGATGTCCCACCACCGCATCTCCCGGAGCACAGCGGTCGCGGTGGTCACTTCGGGGTGACCACCTTGTAGTTCTTCGGGACCTGCGCGTCGGGCCTGCGGAGGTAGAGCGGCTGCGGCGGGAGCAGCCCCGTACCGGCGGCCAGGCGTTCGGCGGCGAGGGAGGCGAGCGCGCCGGCGGAGACGTGCTCGGGGCCGCGGGCGTCCGGGAACGCCTCGGGGTAGAGCAGCGCACCGGCGCCGGCCACGGGCAGGCCCGCGAGGGACTCGGCGATGTCGGCGGGGCGGTCGACCCCGGGCTCGCCCACCCGCGTGCGGACGTCGTCGTAGCGCGCCCAGTAGACCTCCTTGCGCCGCGCGTCGGTGGCGACGGCGAAGGGGCCGTCGAGTCCGGAGGCGTGGGCGAGGGCGTCGAGCGTGCACACTCCGTGCACCGGGAGCGAGAGCGCGGACCCGAACGTCGCGGCGGTCACCAGCCCGACGCGCAGCCCGGTGTAGGGGCCGGGTCCGACGCCGACGGCGATGTCGGTGACGTCGTCGAGGGTCACCCCGGCCTCGGAGAGGACCCGGTGGACGGCGGGGAGCAGGAGTTCCCCGTGCCTCCGGGCGTCGACCTGGCCGGTCTCGGCGACGACGGAGGACCCGTCGTGGAGGGCGACGGTGACGGCGGGGGTGGCGGTATCCATGGCGAGCAGCAGCACACAAACAGCCTACGGCTCCGCCGACGCGGCCACGGCAGCCCGTTCGGCGTCCCGGTCCGCCCCTCCGCTGCTGGTAGCGTCGCCCGGGGATACTTGAGTACGACGTAAACGCTTGTACGACATGCGACGAACGGCATCCGAAAGGGGACCTCAGGGTGGCAAGGAGCAGCTCGGGAATCGTGGCCGGGCTCACCGCCGCGGCGGTGGCCGCGGTCTGTTTCCTCGCCTACCAGGCGTCGGCGAACGCGCCCGACTCGGTCGTCGCCCCCTCGGCCCAGGCCTCCGGGCCTGCCGCGCAGCCCTCCCAGAAGCCCGACGTTCCGAAGCAGCCGCTGGCCGTCCCCGAGGACTCCGACACCGGCGCGCGCGTGGTGTACGCGCTGAAGGACCGCCGGGTGTGGATCGTCGGCGACCGGGAGAAGCCGCTGCGGACCTTCGCCGTCATGCCGAGTGCCGTGAACCCGCTGCCCGGCGTGTACCGGGTGACCTCGCGCTCCGGGAGCATCAAGGGCTCGGACGGCGTCATGATCGAGCACGTCGTGCGCTTCGCGAACGTGGACGACGTGTCCATCGGCTTCAGCGCCGCTCAGGACAACTCGATGAGGAGCCCCGACCCCGGCATCAGAACGGGCGGGGTGCGCATGAAGCGCCCCGACGGGAACGCGGTGTGGACGTTCGCCACGGTCGGCGCGAAGGTCGTCGTCGTCCCGTAGCCCGTCGGTCCGCTCCGGTCCTTCGCCGCGTCGCGCACCTACGCCGCGTCGCGGTCCTCGCCCGGCCGCGCCGGCTCCTCGTCCTCGCGCGGCGGGGTGGACACCGCCGTCGCGGCGGCGCAGGAGGCGAGCAGGTCCTTCATCGACACCGCGGAGGGTGACGGCGGCTCCGCCTGCGGCGACTGCGGCTGCACTTCACGCTCGGGTGCCGGCATGGATGCCTCCTCGGGCCTCGGTGAGAGACGTGGTTAGGTAGACCTAACTCATCCCTGTACCCCATGTGACCACGCCGGGGCTCCCCCGCGCAACATTTTACCGACGCCTTGTCGGAAAGCATCTCCGCGCCGGTCGGTGGATTCACCCGCGAGCCGCCGCGGACGCCCTCAGCGCGCCACCAGTTCCGCGTGCAGCCCCGCCCAGCGCGCCCCGATCCCGACCAGGGTCACCGTGCGGCGCTCGTCGTCCGTGTCGCCGACCGCGCGGTCGATCACCACGCGCAGCCGGTCCTCGGAGAGGTCCTCGACCTTGCCGTCGCCCCATTCCACGACGATGACCGACTCGGGCAGCGACACGTCGAGGTCCAGGTCCTCCATCTCGTCGAGACCGCCGCCCAGCCGGTACGCGTCGACGTGCACCAGCGCGGGTCCGTCGCCCAGCGGCGGATGGACCCGGGCGATCACGAAGGTCGGCGAGGTGACGGCACCGCGCACACCGAGACCCTCGCCGAGACCACGGGTCAGGGTGGTCTTGCCCGCACCGAGCTCGCCGGTGAGCATCACCAGGTCGCCCGGGGCCAGCACACCGGCGATCCGGCGGCCGAGATCCTTCATCTCTTCGGGGGACTCGACGGCGAGAGCCAGGGTGACGGTGCCCGGTGCGGCGGTGCCGGTGCCCGGGCCGTTGTGCGCTGCTTCCATGCCGACCCACGTTAGAGGATCAGCGCGCCTCGGCCGGAACCGCTCCGATCCGTACCAGCAGGTCCGCGAGCCGGTCGGTGACCGTCTCCGGGTGCTCCAGCATGACCAGGTGACCGGCGTCCGGCACGATGACCAGCTCCGCGTCCGGCAGCTGGTCGGCGATGGCCTCGCTGTGCGAACTGGGCGTGACCAGGTCCTTGTCGCCGGCCAGGATCAGGACCGGGAGACTGCTGAACGCCGGCAGCGCACCGCTCTTGTCGTGCTCGGTGAACGCCGGGTAGAACTCGGCGACCACATCGATCGGGGTGGACTCGATGAGCCGCTCCGCGAACCGCGCGACGGCCGGGTCCACGTCCCGCGACCCGAACGAATAGCGCTTGATCAGCCCCGCGAACAGATCGGCGGTGGCCCGCCTGCCGCGCTCCACCAGCTCCGCCTGGGAGCCGAGCGCCTTCAGCACGCCGGGCAGCACCCGGCGCACCGCGTTGACGCCCGCCACCGGCAGGCCGAAGTTCACCTCGCCCAGCTTGCCGCTCGACGTACCGACGAAGGCCACGGCGGCCACCCGGTCGCGGATCAGCTCGGGGTACCGGTCTGCGAGCGCCATTATCGTCATGCCGCCCATCGAGTGCCCGACCAGCACCAGCGGGCCCTCGGGCGCCGCAGCGTCGATGACCGCCTTGAGATCACGGCCGAGCTGGTCGATCCCCACCGGCACGCCCTCGGTCTGTGCCCGGCCTCGCTCGGAGCGGCCGTGGCTGCGCTGGTCCCAGTGGACGGTGCGGACCAGCCCGCGCAGCGCCGCCCGCTGGAAGTGCCAGGAGTCCTGGCCCAGGCAGTAGCCGTGGCTGAAGACGACGGTGACGGCCGCGGGGTCCTTGCGGCCGAAGAGCCTGCGCCGGCGCGATCCGGAGCCCGCGGGGGCACTCGCCCGGCTCGTGCCGCTGTCCGCCTCGGTCTCGTCGACCTCGTAGTACAGCTCGGTGCCGTCGTCGGCGACGGCACGGCCGGGCAGCCCGCGCAGGGACCCGTACGGGCCGGAGGCGTCCAGCGCGAGGCGGGCCTTCTTGCGCATGCCCCGGCCCACCGTGAGCCGCTCGACGGCGACGCCCGCGGCCGCACCCGCGGCGATGACGCCTATCGCCGCCCCGGCGACGCCCGCCCGGCGCCAGCCGGCCGCCGCGGCGGCCGCGGTCGCCATGACGTCCTCGGCGCTGGTCTCGCTCACCGTGCCGTGCTCCTTCGTCGTTGTCGTCGCCGGGCCGGGATATCAGCCCCGGCCGGAGTCCTCGTGGAGGTGGACGCGGGGGACGCGGGCACCGATGCGCGTGACGATCTCGTACGCGATGGTGTCGGCCGCGACCGCCCAGTCCTCGGCGCTCGGCTCGCCCCGGTCCCCCGGCCCGAACAGCACCGCTTCCGCGCCCGCTTCGAGGCTGTCGCCCTCCAGGTCGACCACGAACTGGTCCATGGCGACGCGGCCGGCGATCCTGCGGACGGCGCCCCCGACGAGCACGGGCCCCCGGCCGGAGGCGTGACGCGGGACGCCGTCCGCGTAACCGACGGGCACCAGGGCGAGGGTCGTCTCGGCGGAGGTCGTGTAGTGGTGCCCGTAGCTGATGCCGTGCCCCGGCGGCACCTGCTTGACCAGGGCGACGGACGCGGCGAGCGTCATCACGGGACGCAGCCCGAAGTCGGCCGACGTGCCCAGCTCGGGGCTGGGCGAGATGCCGTACATCGCGATCCCGGTGCGCACGAGGTCGAAGTGCGACTCGGGCACCGTGAGCGTCGCCGGGGAGTTGGCGATGTGCCGCACCTCGGGCGCCACACCCTCCTTCTCCGCGTACGCCACCATGTCGCGGAAGACGTTCAGCTGCGCGGCGATCGAGGGGTGCCCGGGCTCGTCGGCGCAGGCGAAGTGCGACCACAGGCCGGTGACGCGCAAAATGCCCGCGGTCTCGGCGGCGCGGGCGGCGGAGACGAGCTCCGGCCAGTCGGCGGGCTGGCAGCCGTTGCGTCCCAGGCCCGTGTCGGCCTTGAGCTGGATCCGGGCCGGGATCCCCGCCGCGGTGGCCGCGGCGACGACCTCGTCGAGCGCCCACATACCGCTCACGGAGACGTCGATGCCGGCCTCGACCGCCTCGCGCCACGGGCCGCCCGGTGTCCACAGCCAGCACATCACCCGTCCGCCGATCCCGGCGGCCCGCAGCGCGAGGGCTTCCTGAGGGGTGGCGGTTCCGAGCCATGCGGCGCCCGCCTCCTGCGCCGCCCTGGCGCAGGGCACGGCCCCGTGACCGTAGGCGTCGGACTTCACCACGGCCATGAGCTGCGCGCCGGACGCCCGCGCGCGCAGTTCGCGCACGTTGGCGCGCAGTGCGGCGAGGTCGATCTCGGCACGGGCTCTCAGGGTCGCTGTCTCGTTCATCGCGCCCAGTCTCTCAGAGCCGTACGCCTGTGCCCTCGACCTCCCGTGCCCGGTGAGGCGGTCACCGGTGCCCGAGGGCGTGGTCCAGATGGTCGACGAGGACCGGGACATGGCTGGTGGGAACGTCCTTCACCGCCGTCACGAAGGTGACCGGGACGTCCCCTCGCAGCAGGCCGAGCAGCTCGTCGACGGCCTCGGCGTGGGCCGGATCGCCGAGTTCGGTGCGGTAGCGGTCCACGAAGTCGTCGTAGCGGTCCCGGTTGTCGTGGAACCAGGTGCGGAGTTCCCGGGAGGGCGTCGCGTCCTTGGCCCACACGTCGACGGCGGCGTGCTCCTTGGAGACACCGCGCGGCCACAGCCGGTCGACGAGCACCCGGGTGCCGTCGTCGTCCTCAGGCGGGTCGTACACCCTGCGTACGCGTACGGCACTGCCCACGGCCGATCACCGTCCCTTTCCGTCGTCCCCGGTCCCGGACAAGCCTGGATCAGGCCCGCACGTCCCGCCACGCCGCCGGTACGGCGTCCGCGACGTCCTGCGCGGCGACCGGCGCCCCGTCCGATGCCCTGCGCGCCGCGAGCCCGTGCAGGTAGGCACCGACGGAGGCCGCGTCGCGGGGCGCGAGGCCCGCCGCGAGCAGCGAACCCGTGAGCCCGGACAGCACGTCCCCGCTGCCCGCCGTGGCCAGCCAGGACGTGCCGGTCGGGTTGATCCGCACGGGTGCGTCCCCCTCGGCGACGAGAGTCGTGGAGCCCTTGAGCAGGACCGTGGCGTCGTAGCGCGCGGCCAGTTCCCGTACGGCGGCGAGCCGTCCGGCCTCGACCTCCTCGCGCTCCACCCCGAGCAGCGCGGCGGCCTCGCCTGCGTGCGGGGTGAGGACGGTGGGTGCGGTCCTGGCGCGGACGGCGCCTGCGTCCATCAGCCGCAGCCCGTCCGCGTCGACCAGCACCGGGACGTCCGCGGCGAGCACGTCGGCCACCGCTCCGGCGGCGGACGAGGAGTCCCCGAGTCCCGGCCCGATGACCCAGGCCTGGACCCGTCCGGGCTTCGACGGCGGTCCGGGGTGCACCAGGACCTCCGGGAAGCGGGCGATCACCGCGTCGGCGCCCGGGCCCGCGAACCGCACGGCTCCGGCGCCGCCGTGCAGCGCCCCGGCGACCGCGAGCACCGCCGCGCCCGGGTACCGCTCCGACCCGGCGGCCACGCCCACGACCCCGCGCCGGTACTTGTCGCTCTCCGCGTCGGGCATGGGCAGGAGGGCCGCCACGTCGGCGTACTGGAGGGCCTCCAGGTCGGGCCGGGCGGGCAGTTCCGGGCCCAGGCCGATGTCCACCAGGCGCAGCGCACCCGCGTGCTCGGCCGCCGGATCGACGAGCAGCCCCGGTTTGTACGCGCCGAAGGTGACCGTCGCGTCGGCCCGTACGGCCGCGCCGAGCACCTGCCCGGTGTCCGCCTCGACCCCGCTCGGCAGGTCGACGGACAGCACGGGCGCGTGCCCCCGGGTGACCGCCCGCACCAGCTCGGCGGCCCCGGGCCGCAGGCCGCCGCGACCGCCGATCCCGGTGATGCCGTCGACGACGAGGTCGACCGGGCCGAAGGGTCCCGGGTCAGGACCGTCGAGGACCAGTCCGCCCGCGGCCAGCAGGGCGGCGAGCCCGGCCCGGTGAACCTTGTCCGGTGCGGTAAGGACCGCCCGCACACCGGCTCCCCGCCGGGCCAGCCGGGCTCCCGCGTAGAGCGTGTCACCGCCGTTGTCGCCGCTGCCGACGAGGAGCAGCACCCGGGAGCCGTACACCCGGCCGTTGCGCCGGAGGAGGTCGCCGCAGGCCACCGCGAGCCCCGCGGCGGCCCGCTTCATGAGCGTGCCCTCCGGGAGCCGCGCCATCAGGGCCTTCTCGGCCGCCCGTACCGTCTCGACGCTGTAGGCATGTCGCATGCGCTCAACCCTCCGCGATCACCACGGCGGACGCCAC from Streptomyces sp. NBC_01341 includes these protein-coding regions:
- the groES gene encoding co-chaperone GroES, with the protein product MSTTSSKVAIKPLEDRIVVQPLDAEQTTASGLVIPDTAKEKPQEGVVLAVGPGRFENGERLPLDVKTGDVVLYSKYGGTEVKYNGEEYLVLSARDVLAIVEK
- a CDS encoding polysaccharide deacetylase family protein: MQLVRQKEESAAKRYRPACAVLAALLAATVASGCASTGEKAVDHGKPAAGQPGAAARPGPAAAAAARAERLKRQQAARVAVAKKWGLTKAPLVAPAPPARKPRITTREGFEVEGGESLPPVFTTVPTKERIVFLTMDDGAEKDPELLRMMTELKIPYSAFLSDYVVSDDYGYFKDMQARGVTLNNHTLNHRYLPGLSKSEQRREICGEQDKIERYFGKRPTLFRPPYGNYNGDTLRVAKSCGIKAVPLWAAEAFPDHMEWREWDQDLHPGDIVLTHFRGREDWEGSMADMIRRVMKTITDKGYAVARLEDYV
- the tsaE gene encoding tRNA (adenosine(37)-N6)-threonylcarbamoyltransferase complex ATPase subunit type 1 TsaE; the encoded protein is MEAAHNGPGTGTAAPGTVTLALAVESPEEMKDLGRRIAGVLAPGDLVMLTGELGAGKTTLTRGLGEGLGVRGAVTSPTFVIARVHPPLGDGPALVHVDAYRLGGGLDEMEDLDLDVSLPESVIVVEWGDGKVEDLSEDRLRVVIDRAVGDTDDERRTVTLVGIGARWAGLHAELVAR
- the tsaB gene encoding tRNA (adenosine(37)-N6)-threonylcarbamoyltransferase complex dimerization subunit type 1 TsaB, with amino-acid sequence MDTATPAVTVALHDGSSVVAETGQVDARRHGELLLPAVHRVLSEAGVTLDDVTDIAVGVGPGPYTGLRVGLVTAATFGSALSLPVHGVCTLDALAHASGLDGPFAVATDARRKEVYWARYDDVRTRVGEPGVDRPADIAESLAGLPVAGAGALLYPEAFPDARGPEHVSAGALASLAAERLAAGTGLLPPQPLYLRRPDAQVPKNYKVVTPK
- a CDS encoding DUF1876 domain-containing protein, translated to MMETTVGWHIELEFEEDTHRTRAAALVRLSDGTEVRAHGYASRHPSDAEQPRVGEEIAGARALNELAMKLLTKAHDEIDDASGRTSYPLT
- a CDS encoding class I SAM-dependent methyltransferase gives rise to the protein MDGVNALPSADQADPLASFAALRTPQGSALLEELRDHDPARELATATRLRRSHPAGLVSAALGQARLRQRAVAKFGAEDAFRMFFTPHGVEQATRTSVASYRAERFAERGVRNVADLCCGIGGDAIAMARAGITVLAVDRDPLTALVARANAEALGLQDLVEVRCADVTEIDTSPYDAVFVDPARRGGRGRIFDPEAYSPPLSWATEAALKAPRAALKIAPGVPHEAIGPQAEAEWISDGGDVKEAVLWFGDGFTPGAFRATLLPSRVTLTSDGPLPAPPVGPVGRYLYEPDGAVIRAHLVADIVERCGGRLIDETIAYVTSDVPYVSDATAAYEITDQLPFNMKKLKALLRERQVGVLTVKKRGSAVEPEELRRKMKLQGPHSATVFLTRVAGAPTMLIGQPVKRP
- a CDS encoding alpha/beta fold hydrolase encodes the protein MSETSAEDVMATAAAAAAGWRRAGVAGAAIGVIAAGAAAGVAVERLTVGRGMRKKARLALDASGPYGSLRGLPGRAVADDGTELYYEVDETEADSGTSRASAPAGSGSRRRRLFGRKDPAAVTVVFSHGYCLGQDSWHFQRAALRGLVRTVHWDQRSHGRSERGRAQTEGVPVGIDQLGRDLKAVIDAAAPEGPLVLVGHSMGGMTIMALADRYPELIRDRVAAVAFVGTSSGKLGEVNFGLPVAGVNAVRRVLPGVLKALGSQAELVERGRRATADLFAGLIKRYSFGSRDVDPAVARFAERLIESTPIDVVAEFYPAFTEHDKSGALPAFSSLPVLILAGDKDLVTPSSHSEAIADQLPDAELVIVPDAGHLVMLEHPETVTDRLADLLVRIGAVPAEAR
- the rimI gene encoding ribosomal protein S18-alanine N-acetyltransferase, producing MTTATAVLREMRWWDIAPVLELEHELFPDDAWSAGMFWSELARARGPRATHRYVVAEDPDGRIVGYAGLASAGDLADVQTIAVSRTQWGGGLGSELLTDLLRHATAFECTAVLLEVRVDNTRAQKLYERFGFEPIGFRRGYYQPGNIDALVMRLTVQGTETD
- the tsaD gene encoding tRNA (adenosine(37)-N6)-threonylcarbamoyltransferase complex transferase subunit TsaD, which gives rise to MADEPLVLGIETSCDETGVGIVRGTTLLADAVASSVDTHARFGGVVPEIASRAHLESMVPTIERALRDAGISARDLDGIAVTAGPGLAGALLVGVSAAKAYAYALNKPLYGVNHLASHICVDQLEHGPLPEPTMALLVSGGHSSLLLAPDITNDVRPLGATIDDAAGEAFDKIARVLDLGFPGGPVIDRLAREGDPRAIAFPRGLSGSRDPAYDFSFSGLKTSVARWIEAKRAAGEDVPVRDVAASFQEAVVDVLTRKAVRACKDEGVDHLMIGGGVAANSRLRALAEERCEKAGIRLRVPRPGLCTDNGAMVAALGAEMVARNRPASDWELSADSSLPVTETHVPGAHSHDHDHVHEISKDNLYS
- a CDS encoding VOC family protein translates to MQKIRPCLWFDDQAEEAAAFYVSVFGGDSRIENVTRWPEGTESAGSVLTVDFVLAGQEYLGLNGGPQFTFDEAVSLSVDCADQEEVDRLWAKFTEAGEESRCGWLKDKYGLSWQIVPRELPELLSGPDRARAQRAMKAMMGMRKLDIQALRDA